TGGCGATTTCGTGGCCAACCAACGGGGTGGCCGTGCTTGCCCAGGTCAGTTCACCGGCATTCAGGAAGCTTTCTGCATCCGCCGCCAGTTGCGGCAGCACCGGCTTCAGGTAGGTGACAATGGCGCGGAACATATTGATGCCTTGGGTGCAGACATCCTGCACTTCGGCCAGTTTGTCGGGGGCTTTGGCCAGCACCCAGGGTTTTTGTTCGTCAACGTACTGGTTAGCTTTATCCGCCAACGCCATGATTTCACGCATGGCCTGGTTGTAGCGGCGGGTTTCGTAAAGCTCGGCGATACGTTCGGAAGCGTCGCTAAACTCCTGATAAAGCGCACTATCTGGCAGACTGGCTGACAGTTTGTTGTCAAAGCGCTTGCTGATGAAACCGGCGCAGCGCGAGGCGATGTTGACCACCTTGCCTACCAAGTCGCTGTTGACCCGCGCCACGAAATCTTCGAGGTTGAGGTCGATGTCATCCACACCATTGCTAAGCTTGCTGGCAAAGTAGTAACGCAGCCATTCCGGGTTCAGGTGCTTGAGGTAGCTTTCCGCCTGGATGAAGGTACCGCGTGATTTGGACATTTTCGCCCCGTTGACGGTCAGAAAGCCGTGGCAATGGACGGCTGTCGGGGTACGGAAACCCGCCCCGTGCAGCAGCGCAGGCCAGAACAGGGTATGGAAGTAGGCGATGTCCTTGCCGATGAAATGATACACTTCGGCATCACTATCCGGTTTCCAGAACGCATCGAAATCCAGACCCACGCGTTCACACAGGTTCTTGAAACTGGCCAGATAACCGATTGGCGCATCCAGCCATACGTAGAAGTATTTGTCGTCGGTGTCCGGGATTTTGAAACCCCAGTAAGGCGCATCGCGGGAAACATCCCAGTCGCTCAAGCCTTGGTCGGACTCAAACCATTCCATCTGCTTGTTGGCGATTTCCTTTTGTACTGCGCCGCTGCCCAGGAATTCGCGCAGGAATGCCTCGAAATGCCCGAGCTTGAAGAAATAGTGTTCGGTTTCCTTCTCGACTGGCTTCGTACCTGAGATGGCGGAAACGGCATTTTTCAGATCGGTCGGGGAATAGGTCGCGCCACAGGCTTCACAGTTGTCGCCATACTGGTCGGGCGCGCCGCAGCGCGGGCATTCGCCCTTGATGAAGCGGTCGGGCAGGAACATTTTCGCCTGCTCGTCGTAAGCTTGACGGATGGTGCGTTTTTCAATATGCCCGTTGTCACGCGCCGCCTTGTAAATGAATTCGGCGAAATAACGGTTTTCGTCGGAATGCGTGCTGTAGTAATTGTCGAAACCGACATTGAAACCGGCGAAATCACGCTGGTGTTCCTCACCAATACGGGCAATCAGTTGTTCCGGCGTGATGCCTTCCTGCTGGGCGCGCAGCATGATGGGCGTGCCGTGGGTGTCATCGGCGCAGACGTAATAGCATTCGTTGCCGCGCAGCCGCTGGAACCTTGCCCAAATGTCGGTTTGGATATATTCAACCATGTGGCCGAGGTGGATGGGGCCGTTGGCATAGGGAAGGGCGCTGGTGATGAGTATTCTTCTTGGCTTCATTGCTTGCGTCTGATTGTCCTGATGAGAGCGTGATAAGGTATCAGGTTGCAGGGGATTGTGCTACTGCCTTTACCCTGGCCATAAAAGGCGGTTAGGGTAAAAAAGGGCGACCAAGCCTACAATACAATCTTCAGAGCAGGAGTTAATAGGAGCTGATAATGGGTGAAAACGCGAAAATGAGCCTGACGGCCAAGGTTCTGGTTGGCATGGTGCTGGGCATTCTGGTGGGTTTGTTGATCAATGTGACCGGTTTGAACGCGCCGGGCAGTTTTATCAACGAATTCGTGGTAAACGGTTTGTTTCATGTGGTTGGCAAGCTGTTTGTCAATGCCCTGAAAATGCTGGTGGTGCCGCTGGTGCTGTTCTCGCTGATCTGCGGCGTGTGCGGGATCGGCAACCTCAATACGCTGGGGCGGGTGGGTTCCAAAGCTTTCTTGTTGTACATCATGACGACCGCTATCGCCATTGCCACCGCCATACTGTTCGCCGCTTCGGCAGGTATCGGCCAGGGTATGGGGGTAAGGTCTGATGCGGCATTTACGGGCAAGGAAGCGCCGCCGCTGACGGATGTTTTCATCAACATCATTCCGGGTAACCCGATTGCCGCGATGGTCAATGGTGAAATGTTGCAGGTCATTTTTTTTGCCATCCTGGTTGGTGTTAGCCTGTTAATGGTGGGCAGGAAGGCGAAAAGCTTCATTGCAGGCGCTGAAATTGGCAATGAAATCATGATGAAAATGGTCGGCATTGTGATGGCGGCGGCACCTTACGCGGTGTTCGCCCTGATTGCCAAGTCGATGGCGGAACTGGGGCTGGATTTGCTGGCGCAACTGGCGGGTTATGTGCTGGTATAGTCTTTTCATTTTAGTCAGCTACAATAGGACGGATGATCAACTTCCCCATCCTTCATCATGCCGACTTACTACTCTAAGGATCTCCGTGAACGTGTTGTTGCTGCCTATGACAAGAGCAAACATAAATCCCACGTTTGTGGGACGTTTTCCATAGCCCGCAGCACCCTGGACAAATGGTTGGCCCTGAGGGAAGAAACCGGCAGCCTCCAACCCCGGACACATCCCCGCCCTGGGCACAGCCATAAGGTGAAAGACGTTGAAGCTTTTCGGCAATGGGTGGAGAGCGAAACCCCGTTTGAACGCATCGAGGATTTGCTGCCACGCTTTGAAGCGCATTATGGCAAGGCCATTTCTTATCGTGGCCTGCATAAATGGCTGCAACGGATCGGTTGGAGCCATAAAAAAAACGTTCTTTCTACCAGCAAGCCAAACCGCTAGACCGCTGGGTTTTCCTGTGGCTACTTGGGCATCTGGAGAAAAAATACGGTCAGGATCATATCCTGTTTGCGGACGAGGCAGGATTCTACAGCACCGAACGCTATGAGTGGGGCTGGGCAAAAAAAGGGGAGCCTTGTGACATCCCCCGCCCTGGAGGCCGGGGACATAAACGCAACTGGATCAGCGCTATCCGCGCCTCTGATCAAAGCTGGCAAATGCCGTGGGTAGTGACCGGCAACATTAACCGGATGATTGTTGAACAATGGTTGGAAGCCTTGGGAAAATCGTTGCAGCAAGGTCAGGAAAAGCCCAAACCTTATGTGCTTGTCTGGGACAATGCGAGCTTCCATTTAGGCGGTGACCTGGAGGCGATTGCCATGAAATACCAGATTCGTATCATTCAGTTACCCGCTTATTCGCCTGATCTCAACCCCATCGAGCAATGCTGGGCAACCTTGAAACATTATGCGCGTCTGGCCATGGGAAAAGGTAGCACCCTGGACGACGCGATTGATTACGCATTCAACAGACAAAGTGTAGCCGACTAAAATGAAAAGACTATACTGGTTGCCGCCCTGTTCTTCCACCTGTTCATTACCCTGATGCTGACGCTGAAACTGTTGTCGGGGCTGAACCCCTTCACCTTTATCAGCAAAATGCGCAATGTGCAGGTGTTTGCGTTCAGCACTGCCAGTTCCAACGCCACCATTCCTGTCACTTTGCGCACTGTGACCGAACGCCTGGGCGTCAATAATTCGGTGGCGTCTTTTACCGTGCCGTTTGGTGCGACCATCAACATGGATGGCACCGCCATCATGCAGGGGGTGGCGACGGTTTTCATCGCCAATGTCTATGACGTGGAACTGGGCATGAGCGGTTACCTGACCGTGATTGCCATGGCGGTGTTGGCTTCGATTGGTACGGCTGGGGTACCGGGCGTTGGCCTGATCATGCTTTCGATGGTGTTCACCCAGGTGGGTTTGCCGGTGGAAGGGATTGGCCTGATCCTGGGGGTTGACCGCTTGCTGGACATGATCCGTACTGCTGTCAATGTTTCCGGCGATGCCGTGGTTTCCACCATCGTTGCCAAAAGCGAGGGCAAGCTGGATCAGTCGGTGTATGACGATCCGGATGCCGGCGTGGTTACGGATGATGCCCTGGAACTGGATGAAGCGGTGGAGCAGGAACTTGCTGGTGTGGTTGAGGCTACCCATTCACGTAAGGAATAGTGTGCTGAAGACCCTCACCCCCCAACCCCCTTTCCCAGAGGTAGAGGGGGAGCAAGAGAGGTGATGCTTTTCTTAGCCACTCTACCTCTAGGGGTTGGGGTGAGGGATGTAAATCCCCTTACTGGTACAACCCCCCCCGCACAATGTAGTTGGCGGCAAAGTCAGTGTTGAGCGGGTGCAGGATAATGTTGCCCACCAGCAGGCTGGCGTCATTGTTTGGCCCGCTGGAGAGGGTTTTGCCGTCCATGTTGAGGTCGCTCGCCAGATAACCGCGCATGATGAAGTTGGTGTTCGCCTGCTGGTTTTCCGTGTCGGTGATGACATTGCCCAGCAGGGTGGTGACATCGTTGCCTGGCCCGTTGGCCGTCAGGGTGTTACTGGCGTTGAGGTCGCCTGCCCACATCATGGCAACTTTGCCGACAACTAGGCGGCTGTCTTCCCCCTTGACCGCAGTTGAGGATGACGCCAGGTTAAGCAGCCTGGCGGAATGGTCGAGGCTGATGGGGCTGGCGCTGACAATGCCCAGATGGTTGCGGTGGCGCACGCTCACGTAGTAGCTGCCTGCCGGGGTATTGGCGAAATGCAGGTCGGGGGAACCGGTTTGCGGATCCACCAGGTCGCCGTCACGCTGCAACATGACTGCGCGGGTGGCGGCAATCGTGCCCAAGCTGCTGCGCAGGTCGACCAGCGCCCAATCCACGATGGCGTTATTGCCGGTGGCTTCCCGCACCATCGCACTGAGGGTTTCAGTTCCCGCGTGGTTGAATGGCGCGGCCTTGTAGGGTTGCTGGGCTGGCAGCAAGCCCTGGGTGTTCAGCGCATCCGACATCAGGCCGGAAGCGCTGTCGTAAGCCCCCTGTAGCAAGGTGCGAACATTGAGTAATACCCCATCGTCGGTACTATTATTCACGACCGTGACCTTGAAAGTTTTCTTGCCGCTAAGGCCGCCGTCATCGGTAACGGTGACTTCCACTTCGTACAGGTTGTCGCGGTTGGTGTCCGTCGGCGCATCGTAATCCGGGATGCCACGGAAGCGCAGGATGCCGGTTGCGGGCGCAACCTCGAACCGGCTGGCGTCGACGCCACCGGTAATGCTGTAGGTGAGGCCGCTGCCTTCCGCCGTGCCAGCATCCGGGTCTTGTGAAATGATGTCCAGCACATTGGCGGACGAGTCTTCATTGAACGTGACTGCCGCAGCCGAGGTGATGATGGGCGCTTCGTTGACATCCATGACCTGGATGCTGAAATCGCGGGTGTATTGTTGCCCGTTGGCGTAGGTCGCCGTGATCTGGAACTGGTAGACATTGTCCTTGTCGCTGTCCATCGGCACTTCGTAGTTGCCGGGCGCAGGCAGGTAGCCGGGCGGCACGATAGCACGGGTTTCGGCATCAGCACGGGCAGACTTGGTGATGACGATGTTCGGGTTAACCATCTGGATGGTCTGGCAATCCGCTGTGGTTGAGCTGCCAGTAGTAATGGTGAAATATTTTCCATCATTGCCCTTCAGCGCATAGGTAATGGTATTACCGCTTGCATCCTTGGCTTTGATGAAGGCAACGATGTTGCTGTTTTCATCTATGACCAGGTCGGCTGGTGGGAGGGACGGGTCGTTGACCCACTCTTC
The sequence above is drawn from the Thiothrix nivea DSM 5205 genome and encodes:
- a CDS encoding dicarboxylate/amino acid:cation symporter is translated as MGENAKMSLTAKVLVGMVLGILVGLLINVTGLNAPGSFINEFVVNGLFHVVGKLFVNALKMLVVPLVLFSLICGVCGIGNLNTLGRVGSKAFLLYIMTTAIAIATAILFAASAGIGQGMGVRSDAAFTGKEAPPLTDVFINIIPGNPIAAMVNGEMLQVIFFAILVGVSLLMVGRKAKSFIAGAEIGNEIMMKMVGIVMAAAPYAVFALIAKSMAELGLDLLAQLAGYVLV
- the metG gene encoding methionine--tRNA ligase, translating into MKPRRILITSALPYANGPIHLGHMVEYIQTDIWARFQRLRGNECYYVCADDTHGTPIMLRAQQEGITPEQLIARIGEEHQRDFAGFNVGFDNYYSTHSDENRYFAEFIYKAARDNGHIEKRTIRQAYDEQAKMFLPDRFIKGECPRCGAPDQYGDNCEACGATYSPTDLKNAVSAISGTKPVEKETEHYFFKLGHFEAFLREFLGSGAVQKEIANKQMEWFESDQGLSDWDVSRDAPYWGFKIPDTDDKYFYVWLDAPIGYLASFKNLCERVGLDFDAFWKPDSDAEVYHFIGKDIAYFHTLFWPALLHGAGFRTPTAVHCHGFLTVNGAKMSKSRGTFIQAESYLKHLNPEWLRYYFASKLSNGVDDIDLNLEDFVARVNSDLVGKVVNIASRCAGFISKRFDNKLSASLPDSALYQEFSDASERIAELYETRRYNQAMREIMALADKANQYVDEQKPWVLAKAPDKLAEVQDVCTQGINMFRAIVTYLKPVLPQLAADAESFLNAGELTWASTATPLVGHEIAKFTALMTRVETAMVDAMLEDNQQAIPVPTETIKASGPLADDPISATIQYDDFAKLDLRVAKIIKAGSVEGADKLVQLTLDLGGETRHVFAGIKSAYDPADLEGRLTVMVANLAPRKMRFGVSEGMVLAAGPGGKDLFILTPDTGAEPGMRVK
- a CDS encoding helix-turn-helix domain-containing protein; the encoded protein is MPTYYSKDLRERVVAAYDKSKHKSHVCGTFSIARSTLDKWLALREETGSLQPRTHPRPGHSHKVKDVEAFRQWVESETPFERIEDLLPRFEAHYGKAISYRGLHKWLQRIGWSHKKNVLSTSKPNR
- a CDS encoding transposase, giving the protein MFADEAGFYSTERYEWGWAKKGEPCDIPRPGGRGHKRNWISAIRASDQSWQMPWVVTGNINRMIVEQWLEALGKSLQQGQEKPKPYVLVWDNASFHLGGDLEAIAMKYQIRIIQLPAYSPDLNPIEQCWATLKHYARLAMGKGSTLDDAIDYAFNRQSVAD
- a CDS encoding dicarboxylate/amino acid:cation symporter, which gives rise to MVAALFFHLFITLMLTLKLLSGLNPFTFISKMRNVQVFAFSTASSNATIPVTLRTVTERLGVNNSVASFTVPFGATINMDGTAIMQGVATVFIANVYDVELGMSGYLTVIAMAVLASIGTAGVPGVGLIMLSMVFTQVGLPVEGIGLILGVDRLLDMIRTAVNVSGDAVVSTIVAKSEGKLDQSVYDDPDAGVVTDDALELDEAVEQELAGVVEATHSRKE